The genome window GACAGTCACTCATTACCACTGTCTTAGAAGTGAATAAGAAGTCCAAATAAGTGAATAAGGGATTACAGAGCCTGTTACAGTCAGTTAATGCTGATTTCTTGAGCTTGGCAGTTAATGCTGATTTCTTGAGCTTGGCAGCTTGGAAGAATCCACTTCAATTGACCAGAACTCCTGTTAAAGACAAAGATTCTCAGGGTTGGTAGGGACACTGCAAGCTAGTTGGATGCGAAGCCTTTTGTAAATTAAAAGTATGACATTGAGAAGCATGCAATTTAGGAAAGATATAAGATAGGCACACCTAGAAAGGAACATCTAAGATAAGCCATTGTTATATGTAGAAGCAATTAGTTTAGGCCTTGGAGGCTGACacacctgagttcaaatcccagttcctTCACTTACTAGCTATGTCTACCTTTTTGGATTTGTTTCTCTATAGTGATCAGTACTATGATTAGACTTGGTCTGTCAGGGATCTTGGCCTGAACTGGGTGCTTCAGAGGGTCTTACTCTAGCCTCCTCTAGCTGCAATCTTCCCCACAGGACAAGAATCTGTGGAACCCTGGGGACAAGCCCACACTTCTAGACCACACTCCTTTTACCTAAAACTCCAGAATTCCCTCTATCTAGACCCTTGATTCCAAGACCTAAAAGAGAGTCTTTACCAGGTCTATCCTCCCAAAAACACTGGTAGTCAAAAGCAGCTGTTTGTGGAAGGGAAGGGGGGCAAAGAGCATGTGGATAGAGTGTGGACATGTGAGGGAGTGAAAAGAGAAGAGCGGAGAGATAGAGAAGGCTCTATTTATGCTGTTGCTCtagatttcacaaatatttgggGAAGTTCCCATAATAATTGTGCTGTGTTGGCTACATGATGTACTTTGTACAAGATTCCTCGTACAATGTCTGGAACATACCAGACACTCTTTATACAGTAAGCTACTTCCtattacctattattattttcatcatcatgAGCCAAATGAGTACTGTAAGATTTGCTGCAGTTTCAATCCTAACTGCTTAAATGAAAGTAGACATGGCTTCCTTCAGTAGGGTCAAGTCAATGATGTGCTGATGAACTCAAGAGATTTCACTTAGGAGTGGTTACCAGAGAGTCCGGAAAAGCCAATTTGTAAACAAAAACATGTGTGTGGGGGAGGCGAGAAGGGTAATGAACTCTTTCCACTCAGGCTCCTAACAGCCTCACGTGACTATAATAGCTCCTAAATAAATGATCTTGTTTTTAGGAGAAAGCAGGGGTTATAGTAGATCCATTCAAATATTTTGATCTACAGGTTCATTTAACCATGAGCTCCTAGAGGACCCTAAACAGCTTTctaactttttgttttgatttaaataAGACCAGTTCTTCCAAAAGGAAGTTTtgcagttattaaaaaaacaaacaactagtACATAATGTTACGGTTAAACTCAGTATTCAAATATTTCTGATAAGAGCTGCATTGGCTTCAATCCCTTAACCTCCCACATAAATCGAATGGGCTGCTGGCTGGTAataaaaagagacataacaaAGCATGTCTTACATCATCCGGGATCCAAAGACTCATTCTATTGATCCATCCACCTTCTAAAGTACAAgccccccccacacccacacacagtgggctccacactcagcggggagtctgcttctctccctctccatctgccccactgccgctctctctttcagatagatagatagatagatagatagatagatagatagatagatagaaagatagatgatagataaatcgttttttaaaaaaaaaagtataagaaaaaaattacaaggaaacAGCTAAGAatactctttattattttccttcacaAAATATTGCTtactactttttctttcattttcattctgtttctcaGGCCCActcccctgtctctctccctcagctgCTGGAGGGAAgttctaagactttatttttttttaaatattttatttatttattcatagagacagagagagagagggagaagcaagcatcatacagagagcctgacgtgggactcgatccagggtctccaggatcacaccctgggctgcaggtggtgctaaaccgctgcgtcaccggggctgcccagttctaAGACTTTAATAGCATAGCCCTGGTGTGCTCTTGGAGGGCCTTGTTGTTGTCAGCCCACACCAGCCTGGGGTTCTGGGCCATTTTTACCTCCCTTCAAGTCCTCCCAGGTAAcccaggacaggcagaagcaAAGGGCATCGGAATCAGAGAAAGTGGTAGCTGAGTGAGTGGGAGAAAGAGGCTTCTATGTCTCTGAACATCCGCATGGGTGACTTCACGTGGGAGAGTCatcattttccaaaatagaattagaattattattttttcatgttcttcATGTTTGTGGGGCTCTCTTTATCCATCTAACTAACTAATAATAAATCATGATGGGGGATAAAGAGGTGTGACATGGCCCTATTCTTGAACTCATAACCTTGCTgaaacaaggaaaagaagaaattatatgaGAAAGACAGAGCTGCTGTGCTAAGTTGGGTGGTGATGAAGTGGAGGTAGGTGCTCAGAGAAGAGAGAGCCAAGTAAAGCTGGTCTGAAGAGGAGGTGTCCTAGAAGAGGGATGTAGGCTGCTTAGACTGAGCCAGGATTTGATAAGCTTCTGAGAAGGGAAGATGCTCCAGTATCAAGGAATGGCTCCCTTCCCTAGGCCCAGCTCCTCACAGACATCTTAAATTTAGAAGGCAGAATGGGAACAAATCCTCCCTGGTTGGCCCTCCCAGCCTGCTGTGATTTAATGCAAATGTCCCCATAGTTTTTAGCATGAATTGTGTCTATTCTTATTATTTCTCTACTTAAGAAATTAagtttcttaagaaattaaaaagtttagTCAAATAATTAGAGCAAGGATACTTCTTCTGACTTGTCCTTTCCAACTTTCCTCTTCCACACAGCTTCAAAGACCTCCAAAGCACTTTAACAGCTTTAATGTAATGAAGAATAAAAGtcaaacacattaaaaaagaCTGCACTAGTGatatagaaatgagaaaaaaaggcaaaattctaCTGTTAGCCAAATCAGAAATGTGCACACATACGCATGTAAGCACATATACCTGAGCCTCTGTTATGGCTGATGATGACCCTGGCTGCTGCATCTGCAGTTCACCAGTGGGGGAGGGTGTAGAACAGGATTTTGTCAATGAACTCATGGTAATGTGATCTTGGGGAGATTTCCCTTACTGTAAACGTGTTCCATTGCAGATTACCTCCTATGCAAGCAGCAGTGGCCACTCCAACCTGCGGTCCTGCTTTAGCTGTGGCAACTTGGCACATGCAAGTGGACAACAAGAGCTGCGTGCTCTGGGCTGTGGCATCTGCCACCAGCAGTGGGTGAACTTCAAGGACTCTATCTGCTCTGACTCTACTGCCCTTGTCTATGTTATTCCTCTCCATGGCACCTTGCTTCAGGATCACACTCAAATGGTAGTCATCATTTGATTGTTGAAATCAAAATTACCAAACAAGATCATTGCTAAATTTCAAACCATTTCACATTTTATCCACTGATATTATCCACTGATCACATTTGGTCtccataaaataagcaaaaaatgtaGACACTGTGATGTTGAAACACAGAAACAcagtcatatttattttcatttgatgtACCAAGAATTCTATTAATATTATCATccttaacatttattaaaatatgaatgatatGATATTTTAACCACTGGTATTTATAGTTTATCATGTATTTTTGAGTTCATTATTGCATTTGATTTTCATCAccattcctattttataaatggggaaaCCAAAGCCTAGGGAAGTTAGGTGATTTTCCCAAGATTACACAAATTGTAGTGGAAACTGCAGaagtgcatgtgtatgtgtaggtGTTGATCCTTGAATGTGTTCTCCACAAATGGTGCCTATTCAACGATTTCATGGTGTTTATAAGTCCtgggaagaaaaataactttagagGAAGCACTGTGAAAGCAAGGCATAGGACAGGTAAGGTAGGTGGTCACAGTTAGTGTCACTTGCAATTGCTTATTCCTCCACCGAACAGTGGTGCAAATCCTGAAAGCACCACTCACCCCCCTACCTGACCCAGTCCAGGTCCCTGATGGTCTAACATTGGAAGCTGGCTACACAACTGAGAAGTCTGAGAGTACAGGCCTCTGACTCAAGGCCTTAGATGGTAAATCTATTAcacattaacaaaaataacatattcttatgaataataactatattttccaaatcaaaaacaaataacaaaaagatcggaattgttttacatttttacagaTTAGTGTCATATAGCCTCTAGAAAACCTCCACCATACACCTGTAAAAGAATAACAGTGAAAGGGTCAATAACATCTTGGTATTGTTAACAGTGAAAGGGTCAATAACATCTTGGTATTGTTATGAAAACGTTCTGACCTGATGAACCTCTTGAAAGTGTCTCAGGGACCTCAAGAGTCCATATACCACACCTGTGAAGTGAAGTTCGTATGATCAAGAGGCTCTGTCAATCTGGCTTGGGTGCTCTCCAGCATCTCAAAAGTGTGAGAAAGTAGGCCATTGGTATTTCAAGGGTTTCTACATTACTCTTCATACTAACCCACACCCTTATCAAGTGAGCAAGAGTCTGTAATGGTGATGAGGAGAGAAAGATCTTAGGACATTGAAAGAGGACAGGAACAAAAAGAGCAAGCAGTACTCTGGGCAGCCACCAGCAGAAAGAAGAACTTAGGCTCTCAGGGAGTTgtgaggaaggggaggcaggcctTAACTATCTGCCTTCTTTCTGATCAAAGCCAAGCATTGAGGGCCAACCCTCTGCTGTAGGCCCAGAggcagaaaggaataaaagagaattcCCAACCTCCAGGAGCCTACAAATCTCCAGTCAAGTATCaattttattcaagagagacccCAAAACAACAGCCATGATGACCACAGGATCTTGAATTTGAACGAAGCTTTCCGCTTTTTAAAGCACTTCCACAGATTTTTCACTTGATTCCCTCTTCCCGAAGatcctttattatttaaattctgcTTTTCAATAAAagctcaaacaaacaaacaaacaaacagcagaaTCCATTACTTGGTTTAATTGCCTTTGAGGAGTCAATGAAGCAGAGTAGGCGACAAAATAAAAGCACGGGGGATAGAATTTCGCTCATCCTTTTGCTCAACTAAAAGAGTAAAGACTCTTTTCATTTTGGTGGCAACAACAGCTTTAGTGAATCAGAACAACCCGAACCTACCAGAAAGAATGAGAGTAAACCATTCAGCTAACCCCAATgaccagggggaggaggagcggggAGCTTGCAAATCCCCTTACTCACCGAAATGGGCCCCTTTTGTGTGATTTCCTGCGGAGGCAGCAGTCAGGGCTGCTATATATACAGCGGCACTCCCCCTCGGCCCACACCGCACCCAGCGACACCTCCTGCTCCCTCGCTCCACCATGGGAAAGGTAAGTGCGGGGCAGCCAGGCTCGGTGTTCGCCCTGGCGCAGCCTCCTGGGCGCGGGGGGCAGGTGGCCTCAAGCTCCCACATCCTCCATCCCGCAGATCACCTTCTACGAGGACCGCGGCTTCCAGGGCCGCTGCTACGAGTGCAGCAGCGACTGCCCCAACCTGCAGCCCTACTTCAGCCGCTGCAACTCCATCCGCGTGGACAGCGGCTGCTGGATGCTCTACGAGCGCCCCAACTACCAGGGCCACCAGTACTTCCTGCGGCGCGGGGACTACCCCGACTACCAGCAGTGGCTGGGCTTCAGCGACTCCATCCGCTCCTGCCGCCTCATCCCCCAGGTGAGCGTGGCTCTGTCCTGCTCTCTGGGGCTCTTTGGACACGAAAGCCATTAGCAGATACGCTTCTTCAACCAGATCATTCCGACCAGAGAGCAGAGGATGAGAGTGAGCCATTCTAGAAGGATGTCCCCGATGGGGGACATTCTGCGGTCCATTCTAGAAGGATGTCCCTGGTGGGAAGCCATTCTCCATGAACTCTGTGgtgcttgctttttttcactcacatgatctcagatttttaaaattttaaatataattgaatACATTAGAAAGCCAAAGACTGATTGAGAAAAAGCAGGACCTAGGGAAAACAGAAGTTGCCGTGTGTTTAAGATGTAACTTCCTAAAGTTGTCATTCCAAGCAGCAGGGATTCAGAAATAATATATCAAAACGTATAGTTATAATCCGGGTCTGCTTAATTGGTAAAAATATGCTTGCTTGCTTTggctcatttttatatttaattatcttcCTGGAGAAGATAGGCCCCTGTCTGCTGGTTTTGGTTCTAATTTCATGGTCAGTATCTATTCGCTCCCTTAGAGGTATAAATGAGAGGAAAGGCCAACTCCAAAGCCAAAGTTTGAGATTCAGTTTTTCCTAGAGAGTAATTGCACAATTCTTAGAAGAATGTGCTGAAGTGTGGGAGGCATGGGGTATAGTGTCATCCAAACAGAGCTTAATGGACATGATTTTTGGTGCTGAGGGAAACGAAGACAGCTAGAGAAGAGACCAGAAAGAAAGCTTAAGGGTCAGATAAGTTGAAATCTGAAGTAAGCTGAAGtgataaaaagagagacaaagaaaatgtgtCATCTTCTTTTTCACAAGAGCTTGATAATCTCATGTTCCACGGTGTACACAAAACCAAAACATTGGCCTTACAGAAAATAGCTAAATATTGATTCCTTTCTAACCAGAGTACTCGATCAAATGGGACTTTGCTTTCCAATGACTTATCCTTTTCTCTTTGGAGAAGGACCTTCTCTGATAACAAGCCTTAACATGATcgattttatttgagacacaccTTTGGCTGCCAAGGACAGAGACTGGGTGGATGACACTGAAGGGATGCTGAGTCTGTCCCTAGCATTACCCATAAGTCATTAGATGCCCTGGTGGAtgatggggggggcgggggcgggctctTTAACACTACAACACGATTGTTTTGGAAGCAAACCTAGACTCCAAGAACTTctgggctggtggggcctggttGGTGTAGGAGCTAGAACCCTAAGTTCTCTCCATTTGTGTTCACATacctttgcttttctctctgcctctccagcaCTCTGGCACTTTCAGAATGAGGATCTATGAGCGAGATGACTTCAGAGGACAAATGTCAGAGATCACAGATGATTGTCTCTCTCTTCAAGACCGCTTCCATCTCAATGAAATCCACTCCCTCAATGTGCTGGATGGCTGCTGGGTCCTCTATGAGATGCCCAGTTACAGGGGAAGGCAATACCTCCTGAGGCCCGGGGAGTACAGGAGATACCTTGACTGGGGTGCCATGAATGCCAAAGTCGGTTCTTTGAGACGAGTGATGGATTTTTACTAAAGTATTTATGTTCTCCACTTTTGTCCTTTAGaatccaataaaatatttagctTGTGTTTCTGGCACTATGGagtcctgcttttctttttgtctcttaaaCCTTCATAAGCAATAATGGCACTTAGCCAAACATATTAACAGAGTTTTTATGATGGGAAATACTGTCTTCTAAGGGGGATAAAATAGAGGATATCATTGCCAGCATTCTTTTAAAGCCTAAACCATGTAGACTCAAGGTTCAATTTAATTGGGCTAACGACATTTATGGTTAGTCTTAAAAGGATAATCTTGCAGCTACAATGATAAGTGGGTATTTACTGTAACACCTAAAGTTATCCTAGGCTATCTCCACTATCTTTTCCATGTAGTCCAagtattaataaataagaaaagtcaTCTCAGCATCTAAACCCCTTCTCAGCATCTTAGCTGAGAAGCATCTTAGCATCTCAACCCTTCCCTTAGCTTCAAAAGCAAATTAGTCACCCTCACCTCTTGCATGCCTTATCCTTCTAACAGCAGCCAATTCCATGTCAATACCTCATTCCTCCAGATTTGCAGTTCAAATAGAATTCACTGTCTCTGTGGTATGTGCTTTATAGAAGAATTTCAGGATTTCTACCAAAATCACATGCACATAAGGACACTCAACCTCCTATCACTTTAGTAGGAAGTAAAGAATTTTGACCATACCTGGAAAGTAAAActaaatggaaaataaggaatTCACATTTTCTGAAGAAGCTGGTTTGACTGTATTGTGTTTCCTTGGGGGATGTTTATTTTCCAGGACTGTATGTGTGTTTCCTTTGGGGATGTTTATTTTCCAGGAGTGAAATTTGAGCCCAAGGAGTCTCATATTCTAATGCCTTTTGTTGGCTATAGATAAAGCCAGGTTCGAATCCAGCAGCCAAGACAGAGGGGGGAAACAAGATCAGTTCCATGACTAATAGAGTCCATGAGACAAATAAATTAGTTATTCAAGACTAGTCTAACCATTCCCAGCACTAAAACCTAAAAGAAAGTTTTCATGTGGGTCCTAGTAAAGAGGGTACAGAGCAAACAACATCCTTAGTAGCATCCCGCAGTAATTAAATATGGTCTTTGGGTCTGTCTCTTATAAAGCTCTACAATGAAGCTGATGGTTTCAGGTCAAAATCCATCTAAAGCATCCCATTCTTTGAGATTCTAATGAAATGGCTGAAATGTCATTTCATGTGGAGTGGGAGATTTGTGTACCCACTTTTTCCTGTCACATATGTACTCAAAATCTCATGGAATTCTGGAAAGGGAATGAGTTATTTATGCTTTCCCCAGTCACCCTCCCCTCTCAACTTGTTATTGGATGGATCATCTTGTCCTCCCCATATGACCCACCCCATGCATCTCACCGATTTAGGTGGGAGACATAGCTCCTTTTCCTGGAGCTCCTAAACCATCTCTCACATAAAGCATTTGTGTGTGCAGCCAGCCTCATTATAGAGGTTGTGGGAGGAGTTTAGATCACAGCAGtacaataaaatcaaatttaatattaGTAGCCCTGTTCTAAACAGTCTGTAAGCTCCAACCAGCTGCTGGGGGGTGTGGTCTTCTTTCCCATTCTtgctcctctctcctccactcTTAGCTGTAAAAATGGCTAATGGCTCTTCATTTTTTATAGTCTCCTTCCAGCCCATGCTTTCCAGGGCTCCATATCTACCATTCAGGTGGCTTGTGAACAAAACAAGCATCTAATTTGTTGCTTAACCTGAGTCATTTTTGAGAGCGAAAGTGTGTGCCATTAAGGATCACACGCAGGCAAGAGGCATGAACCAGAACAGTCCAAGGCAAACTGGAGCCCTTGGTTAGGCTCTTTATAAAAGTTCTTTCCCTAGAAAATGTCAGATTCTTGAATTATTTGATATTAATTATTCCTAAATCCCAGTTCTTCAACCTTTAAACTCCCAACACTAGCGTTGGCTTCCTGGAGACATCAGCCAGAGTTCTATTTGCCAGTAATAACATATCACATAAATTGGAAAGCTAAAAGCTTCTTGCAGTGCTGGATTTTACATTGTTGGGCATAAAATCACAGACTTCAGGCATGGAAATGATCTGGAAACACTTGAACCgaaaacacataaaattagaGACCCTGGATGTCACTGATCAAGTTTCTCTTCTTGAAAACTGTATTTCCATCTCTGGGGTACAGGCAAAGAAAACAGTATAGTTCCTCTAATTCCACAACTAAAAACAATCAACAGAGAGAAGTAATGGTGCTGgggaagcagggcagagggaTTACGACCAAACTAAGTCCTCACCTatgcttcctccttttttttttttttacagagagaggcagagggagaagcaggctccccatggggagcccgatggggggactcaatcccaggaccccaggatcacgcctgaacCGGAgacaggtgcccaaccactgagccacccaggtgtccctgctttaAGTCTGGCTCTGGAGGGGCCTGGTCCTGGTTCTGCTCTGTTAAGAGAAGcagtgtagggatccctgggtggcacagtggtttggcgcctgcctttggcccagggcgtgatcctggtagacccgggatcgaatcccacatcaggctcccggtgcatggagcctgcttctccctctgcctgtgtctctgcgcctctctctctctctctgtgactatcataaataaataaaaactttaaaaaaaaaaaaaaaaaaaaagagaagcagtgTAACAGCAACAGCCAAGAGATAGCGCCCCAGGTGTGCAGTGTTTCATCTGGggctctttccctcctctctcaaaAGTACTATGGAACCTCAAAGAACTGAAAAGTTCTGAGATGAAAGCAGCCTCCagagaagaaggggagaagggataCCCTACATGATCCCACTAACCTTTTCCCCTTGAAGATGAAGAAACAATTCAAGATAAACCCAGTGTCAGCCTATATACCCTATACGCACCAGTATTTCCTGTATGTCCCAGTTTATAATAAGTCcagattttaaatctttttttttttaaatatggaatgcTTTAAGGATTTGCATGGCATCCTTTTGCAGGGGCCATGTTAATCTTCTCTATATCACTCTAATTTTAGTATGCAAGCTACCAAAGTCAGCACCAGATtctaagtttttttcttcttttttctctcttttctccctttgaaCCTATAGTGTCTTCTGGCCAATCTAACCTTATAGAAGACCCACCAAGCAAAGAAAGTGAAGTCATTCCATAAAACAGTGCCAAGAAGTGCTATATTGAGTTACACTCTCAAAGGGTGCTCCTCGTTATGGCTTCCCTCTCTAGTTATCCTGCCTTGCTGCCATGGGGTTAGGTCCTGATGTTGCTACTGTCTTATTTCCTCCCCTGAAACTTCAGGGGATCAAATTTTCTTGTGGGTTTGTTAAGGCAAAAATGACAATCACAACCACCTATTGCTTAAACAAGAAGAAATGTACTACTTTTCACACAAAAGCCAATTTAATCCAAATGGGACATCATAGGAGTTAAGAAGAGGTGGGTCATTGGTTGCCCATCTTCTTGTCAGCTATTGAACAGTCATCAAAGACAAGCTGAGAAAGAGAACCAGAGGCTGATGCCATGATGCTGATCCTTGGTGTCTTACCCAATCTCCCTGTTTGAGATACTTTGGTCTTTGTTGCTCCCAGACACATGACCTCTTCTCATTGAACCAAGCATGTGTATGATACAAATGCTATACATTTGTTACTAGGAAGCAGGAAGGTGGGCATTAAGGTCAACTGCTGGCTGGACCTCAGACACTAGTGATACTCTGGAATTGGCCACTGCAGTTGTAGTATTAATTTGTCATCTCAGGAAACACAAAAAGTAGACAGAATTACCAAGGAACAGAAGGCTTTGGGGACAACACAACATTCCTGTTTTCTCTCATTTGCTTACTCATCTCCCCTGTTATAAAGGCCTATTAAATAGATCAAATGCAGAGTGCTTGTGTCATCCTACACATTGAAAGTTGCAAATACTGAACTTTGATGTGAGTGTGTATGCCTGTGGTGCTGAGCATTCAAAATAGGTCCCATGGACTATCACAACAATGGATTTCAGACTAGGGAATAACATTCATATCCTCCAGGCATTGATTGAGTAGCCTTCATGTGCCAGTTCATTTTGCCATTTAGTAGGATTACAAAAAATAGTCCCTGCCCAGGATGGGGCTCCCCTCATTCATTTCAAGAAACTGATATCTAAACAAAATAATTAGATAAGTGATAATTACCATTATAGTGGTATGAGCAAGATGCCTGATAGAACCAAACTGGCAGTATTAAATCCAGCCTGGAAGATTAGAGAAAGTTTCAAGAAAATTTTTAGAGGAATTGATATCTGAGATAAACCTTCTAAAATCTCCCTGGGTGAAAAGTGTAGAACTGGCATCTCAGTGAGAAGGATTAGAACATTAAACAACAAGAGAAGTATAGCATAAACCtccagctataagatgaataagttctgggcaTCTAATGTACAGCGTattgattatagttaacaatactgtattatagacttgaaagttgctaaaagagtagattttaaatgtttccacacacacaaaatattaattatgtgaggtgatgcaCCTAACACTATGATGGTAATCATCTCACAATATATAACTGTATCAAATCTATATGTTGCATACATGTTACATGCAATATTTCAAtgatatctcagtaaaactggggGGAGGGCAAATGAGAAATGTGAGATAACATTGTGTTTTTGGGACACTACAAGTGATTCAGTGTGATCTGTTGGGAAGTCTGGAGACAGAGTATCTCAGGCCAGGTGTGCCAGGCTAAGGAGCCAGTACTTGATTCTGGAGGCAATGGGAGTCAGGGAAGGGTTTCAAGCAGGTAAGTAGCTGCCTTAGCTCAGGCTGCTAGAACAAAAACACCGTGGACTGGATGACttaaacaaacatttctttctcacagttctcagttctggaggctgggaagtcaaAGATGAGGGTGCCAGTAGATCCAGTGTCTGGTGAGCCAGCTTCCTAGTTTGCAAACTGTCTTCTCATTATGCCCTTACCCCGAGGGAGGAAGTGCCTAAGGACACTCATCCTGTCATGATGTCTCCACCCTTATGACCCAGTTACCTCTCAAGGCCCCATCTCCAGACATCACAGTGGGGATTagggtttcaatatatgaatttggggacacaaacattcagttcagTGCTGTGACATGACTTGATGCGTTTTGATTCTGATCACCCTGGCATGTTGGCAGAATGCAGTGTAGAAGAGGGCAAGGCTGGAGAGAGTCAGGAGACTGTGGACAGTCCAGCTGAAGATGATGAGAATGCAAGAAAGGCAGCTACAGGGCAGGGTGACAGGGAGGGGAGATTAGAGAGGTCGCTAAAGGAATGAAGCCA of Canis lupus baileyi chromosome 36, mCanLup2.hap1, whole genome shotgun sequence contains these proteins:
- the LOC140625372 gene encoding gamma-crystallin B translates to MADDDPGCCICSSPVGEGVEQDFVNELMITSYASSSGHSNLRSCFSCGNLAHASGQQELRALGCGICHQQWVNFKDSICSDSTALVYVIPLHGTLLQDHTQMAAVRAAIYTAALPLGPHRTQRHLLLPRSTMGKITFYEDRGFQGRCYECSSDCPNLQPYFSRCNSIRVDSGCWMLYERPNYQGHQYFLRRGDYPDYQQWLGFSDSIRSCRLIPQHSGTFRMRIYERDDFRGQMSEITDDCLSLQDRFHLNEIHSLNVLDGCWVLYEMPSYRGRQYLLRPGEYRRYLDWGAMNAKVGSLRRVMDFY